Proteins encoded by one window of Ignavibacteriota bacterium:
- a CDS encoding glycosyltransferase, with protein sequence MSDKLLSIVLPVDNGDKFLKETIASIMHQSFSNFSLIIIDDGSTDNTEKVIKTFCDERILSYKIEHGE encoded by the coding sequence TTGAGCGATAAATTACTATCAATAGTCCTTCCAGTGGATAATGGAGATAAGTTCCTCAAAGAGACAATTGCATCAATTATGCATCAATCTTTCTCAAATTTTTCTTTAATTATTATCGATGATGGTTCAACAGATAATACTGAAAAGGTTATAAAAACTTTTTGTGATGAACGAATACTATCTTATAAAATTGAGCATGGGGAATAA
- a CDS encoding glycosyltransferase — protein MSKVNTKYVARIDADDIYFVNKFMKQINFLEKNNEVVLIGTNANYMSENGKISKIMINVPSDHETILNNLFKKKRAIIQSTIVARADILKKIGGYRENVYPEDYDLFFRISEIGKIHNLDESLASIRIHKSFSHYNLNLLIKNHQKLIESYNVKNNIQKNKVSSFASIYLNRIGLYYYLNGNKIMALLFY, from the coding sequence TTGAGCAAGGTTAATACAAAGTATGTTGCGAGAATTGATGCTGATGATATTTATTTTGTTAATAAATTTATGAAGCAAATTAACTTTCTCGAAAAAAATAATGAAGTAGTACTGATTGGAACAAATGCAAATTATATGTCAGAAAACGGGAAAATATCTAAAATAATGATTAATGTCCCATCAGATCATGAAACTATCTTAAATAATTTATTTAAGAAAAAAAGGGCAATCATCCAATCTACAATAGTCGCAAGAGCTGATATCTTAAAAAAAATTGGTGGATATAGAGAGAATGTTTATCCTGAAGATTATGATCTTTTTTTTCGAATAAGTGAAATTGGGAAAATTCATAATCTAGATGAATCACTTGCATCTATAAGAATTCATAAAAGTTTTTCACACTATAATCTAAATTTACTAATTAAAAATCATCAAAAATTAATTGAAAGCTACAATGTAAAAAACAATATTCAAAAAAATAAAGTTTCCTCTTTCGCGAGTATATATCTTAATAGAATAGGTTTATATTATTATCTAAACGGTAATAAAATAATGGCTCTTTTATTTTATTAA
- a CDS encoding WecB/TagA/CpsF family glycosyltransferase: MQKYLLNNIKISVLSIEELIFHLEKYLNTESSNEIITTFNLDFLRISEYDEQFREICKNSILNLPDGIGITSLLKLKYKVHVKRITGNDIFPIILRLAKKLNLKVAIVGGSELTSKKVNEKIINEINISKDNLLCLSPEQNFEFNKEKNNKVVTMVTEFKPDIVFAALGCPRQEKWLHKYISNFGSKLNVGIGATLDFYSGEKKRSPEIIQRIGLEWLWRLFQEPKRLFSRYVINDIPFYSKYTLEIILHKK, translated from the coding sequence GTGCAAAAATACCTATTAAATAATATTAAAATAAGTGTTTTGTCAATAGAAGAACTAATTTTTCATTTAGAAAAATATTTAAATACCGAAAGCTCTAATGAAATTATTACAACATTTAATTTAGATTTCCTTAGAATTTCAGAATATGATGAACAATTTAGAGAAATCTGTAAAAATTCAATTTTAAATTTACCTGATGGGATTGGAATTACTAGTTTACTAAAATTAAAATATAAAGTTCACGTTAAAAGAATTACGGGAAATGATATTTTTCCAATTATTTTGCGTTTGGCAAAAAAATTAAACTTAAAGGTTGCAATTGTTGGTGGTTCTGAATTGACATCAAAGAAAGTTAACGAGAAAATTATTAATGAAATAAATATTTCAAAAGATAATTTATTATGCCTGTCCCCTGAACAGAACTTTGAATTTAATAAAGAAAAAAATAACAAAGTGGTTACAATGGTTACCGAGTTTAAGCCAGATATTGTATTTGCGGCTTTAGGTTGCCCAAGACAAGAGAAATGGTTACATAAATATATATCCAATTTCGGCAGTAAATTAAATGTTGGGATTGGTGCAACTTTAGATTTTTATTCTGGTGAAAAAAAACGTAGTCCGGAAATTATACAGCGAATTGGCTTAGAATGGTTATGGAGGTTATTCCAAGAACCAAAGAGATTATTTAGTAGATATGTAATTAATGATATACCATTTTATTCTAAATATACCCTTGAAATAATATTACATAAAAAATAA
- a CDS encoding glycosyltransferase family 2 protein: MISVLLPVYNGEKYLSQSIKSILNQTFRDFEFIIVDDGSIDNTEKIVSSFHDTRIKYIKKDHTGLADTLNYGLKLANYDWVARMDADDISLPNRLFYSV, translated from the coding sequence ATGATAAGCGTTTTATTGCCGGTATATAATGGTGAAAAGTACTTAAGCCAATCAATTAAAAGTATTTTAAATCAAACATTTAGAGACTTTGAATTTATTATTGTAGATGACGGTTCTATAGACAATACAGAAAAAATAGTAAGTTCTTTTCATGATACTAGAATAAAATATATTAAAAAAGATCATACTGGTTTGGCTGATACTTTAAATTATGGCCTAAAGCTAGCTAATTATGATTGGGTTGCCAGAATGGATGCAGATGATATTTCATTACCAAATAGGCTTTTTTACTCAGTATAA
- a CDS encoding glycosyltransferase, giving the protein MNEKICAVVVTYNRLKLLQECIEALKNQTRKLDEIIVVNNNSKDGTTEWLDKQKDLTNIHQENLGGAGGFQNGMKEAYIKGFDWIWLMDDDCLTHKDALENLITSNYKTDAVLNSVVLSKQNITKLNFGLDDYKNKKLYKTYDEIANEKLFIVLISLMAH; this is encoded by the coding sequence ATGAATGAGAAGATTTGTGCAGTTGTTGTAACATATAACCGATTGAAGCTACTGCAGGAATGCATTGAAGCGCTTAAAAATCAAACAAGAAAATTAGATGAAATAATCGTTGTAAATAACAATAGCAAAGATGGAACCACAGAATGGTTGGATAAACAAAAGGATTTAACAAATATTCATCAAGAAAATCTTGGGGGCGCAGGTGGTTTTCAGAATGGAATGAAAGAGGCATATATTAAAGGTTTTGATTGGATTTGGTTGATGGATGATGATTGTCTAACACACAAAGATGCATTAGAAAATTTAATTACATCAAATTATAAAACAGATGCTGTTCTAAATTCTGTCGTGCTTTCAAAACAAAATATTACAAAGCTTAATTTTGGTTTAGATGACTATAAAAATAAAAAATTGTATAAAACATATGATGAAATCGCCAATGAAAAATTATTTATAGTGCTAATTTCTTTAATGGCACATTAA